One part of the bacterium genome encodes these proteins:
- a CDS encoding TonB-dependent receptor: MKSLRLFLLLFCILLTTMAWAQTGTISGKVVDDDGEPIGGATVQLEGTQIKATANSAGEYTIADVPAGTYTVQASTYSYRSQSAQVTVDAGQSVTQDFTLRLDLLALEELVVTGTAAPEKKIESSSAISTLNNQELNDSVPRSSTEYLRRVPGFTRVESSGGEVNQNLSVRGLFGVESVNIEEDGMQVYPTMHIFFMNADNLIRPDENIETIEILRGGTSPIFGSTTTGATVNFINKIGGDITQGVAKTTAGSRGLGRFDFNVNGPLSEDWRFSFGGFYRYDGSVRDVDYPATKGGQLKANVSRTLSNGFIKFSVKYLDDRNLFILPLPFENPSDPRPVPGFSDTGGYHSKEGVNLTIPLVRGDDLVFPLDDGIHTQGGWVQGNVNFQFGDGWEFEDIVQSMSVDHIWNAMVPGAPELATDFAQRVLNGLISNGTVAPGSTFQLLYTNFGRDPVTGAKIPFSTPNGLINPGQEFHVQKPISSFANELTLRKTFGNHKIGFGSYFAYYTQENRWFFTSILTDIQDNPRFLDMVITQPDGSTLDVTQNGIRQFLNTYVDGDGNNTLFAIFASDEVLVGERLRLDFAVRHERQDYFSVAENSSTFDLDGDPRTIYDKEAFGNNTFRQFEFDINNTAFSVGANYQIRPDTLAIYGSFTRGFRFPALDDFLFEQRQELVELIEPTKSRVFETGVKYSGPAIAFTGTFFYGKVLNVVGRGVEFDPNTGDPIFVTRPQPDASAWGFEIETVTRPAPGLELRGTATLIDVEAPAGAQAQIRFDGFTPAVLDFEATYELAENARLLFDWHYVGERTNVERTVFLNDYAYINLGASYKLGDSGITVGARVLNLTQSQGFEEGDPRVDPTRGAAAQFFNARPLLPRRYTVEARYIF; this comes from the coding sequence ATGAAATCACTTCGCCTCTTTCTCCTTCTATTTTGTATTCTCCTTACAACGATGGCGTGGGCTCAAACAGGAACCATTTCCGGAAAAGTAGTAGATGATGATGGTGAGCCGATTGGCGGCGCCACCGTTCAGCTTGAGGGAACGCAGATCAAAGCCACCGCTAACAGTGCCGGTGAGTACACTATCGCTGATGTACCCGCAGGCACATATACCGTCCAAGCGAGTACGTATTCCTATCGAAGCCAATCCGCGCAGGTCACTGTTGACGCAGGGCAATCGGTCACGCAGGATTTCACATTGCGGCTCGATCTTCTAGCGCTGGAAGAGCTTGTTGTAACCGGTACAGCGGCTCCGGAAAAGAAGATTGAATCCAGTTCAGCAATTTCCACGTTAAACAATCAAGAGCTAAATGACTCTGTTCCCCGCAGCTCAACCGAATATTTGCGGCGAGTTCCCGGATTTACCCGCGTGGAGAGTTCTGGCGGAGAGGTGAATCAAAACCTCAGCGTTCGCGGGTTGTTTGGGGTAGAAAGCGTAAACATTGAGGAAGACGGAATGCAGGTCTATCCTACGATGCACATCTTCTTCATGAACGCCGATAATTTGATCCGTCCAGATGAAAATATTGAAACAATCGAGATATTGCGTGGTGGAACTTCGCCGATTTTTGGATCTACGACCACAGGAGCGACTGTTAACTTCATCAATAAGATCGGAGGAGACATAACACAAGGGGTTGCAAAAACCACCGCAGGCTCACGAGGTCTGGGTCGATTCGATTTCAACGTCAACGGCCCACTGTCGGAGGACTGGCGTTTCAGTTTCGGCGGTTTTTACCGGTATGACGGTTCCGTTCGCGATGTTGATTATCCGGCGACCAAGGGCGGTCAATTAAAAGCGAACGTCAGTCGGACCTTATCGAACGGTTTTATAAAGTTTTCAGTGAAGTATCTGGATGACCGAAATCTGTTCATCCTACCCCTTCCATTCGAAAATCCCAGTGATCCGAGACCGGTACCTGGCTTCTCGGATACTGGCGGTTATCACAGCAAAGAAGGCGTGAATCTCACCATCCCACTAGTCAGAGGAGATGATCTCGTTTTTCCGTTGGATGATGGCATCCACACCCAGGGCGGCTGGGTTCAGGGAAACGTGAATTTTCAATTCGGTGACGGTTGGGAGTTTGAAGACATCGTTCAAAGTATGTCAGTGGATCATATTTGGAATGCAATGGTTCCCGGTGCACCTGAACTTGCCACTGATTTCGCACAGAGAGTATTGAACGGTCTTATCAGTAACGGAACGGTCGCGCCAGGTTCCACTTTTCAGCTCTTGTATACGAATTTTGGTCGCGATCCAGTCACTGGAGCAAAAATTCCTTTTAGTACGCCGAACGGGCTGATCAATCCCGGTCAGGAATTCCACGTACAGAAGCCGATTTCCAGTTTCGCTAACGAATTAACTTTGAGAAAAACTTTTGGTAATCACAAGATTGGATTCGGGAGTTATTTCGCTTACTACACACAAGAGAATCGCTGGTTTTTCACCAGCATCCTGACCGACATCCAGGACAACCCAAGGTTCCTAGATATGGTCATTACTCAACCGGACGGATCGACATTGGATGTAACACAGAACGGTATCCGGCAATTCCTCAATACCTACGTTGACGGCGATGGAAATAACACTCTGTTCGCTATCTTTGCATCAGATGAAGTGTTAGTAGGAGAGCGATTACGGCTTGATTTTGCCGTTCGCCATGAACGTCAGGATTACTTCTCCGTGGCTGAAAACAGCTCAACTTTCGATCTGGATGGTGATCCACGTACCATTTACGATAAGGAAGCTTTTGGGAACAATACGTTCAGACAATTCGAGTTCGATATTAACAATACCGCATTTTCGGTCGGCGCAAATTATCAGATCCGGCCGGATACCCTGGCGATCTATGGTTCGTTTACTCGCGGATTTAGATTCCCGGCGCTGGATGATTTCCTCTTTGAGCAAAGACAGGAGCTGGTAGAATTGATTGAACCAACGAAATCCCGGGTGTTTGAAACCGGAGTAAAGTATTCCGGGCCGGCGATCGCCTTTACGGGTACATTCTTTTACGGGAAGGTCTTGAATGTCGTGGGCCGAGGCGTGGAATTTGATCCGAATACAGGCGATCCAATTTTCGTAACAAGGCCGCAGCCGGACGCGAGCGCGTGGGGTTTTGAGATAGAAACTGTAACACGTCCCGCACCTGGATTAGAGCTTCGCGGCACTGCCACTTTGATTGATGTCGAAGCTCCAGCCGGTGCGCAAGCTCAAATCCGCTTCGATGGATTTACACCAGCCGTGCTCGATTTCGAAGCAACCTATGAGCTTGCCGAGAACGCCAGGCTTTTATTTGACTGGCATTATGTTGGCGAGCGCACAAATGTCGAACGAACCGTGTTCCTAAATGATTACGCCTACATCAACCTTGGAGCCTCGTACAAACTTGGGGATAGCGGAATCACTGTGGGAGCGCGAGTCTTGAATCTTACCCAATCACAAGGTTTTGAAGAAGGCGATCCGCGTGTTGACCCAACAAGAGGAGCCGCCGCACAATTCTTTAATGCGCGTCCTCTTCTGCCGCGTCGCTATACGGTGGAAGCAAGATATATCTTCTAG